One part of the Gammaproteobacteria bacterium genome encodes these proteins:
- the trmB gene encoding tRNA (guanosine(46)-N7)-methyltransferase TrmB has translation MPPSPSKNRHTDEPAAGRVRRPIRSFVRREGRMTESQRRAIEAFGPRYLLEFREAPCELDAVFGRAAPRTLEIGFGMGDSVLDRARRHPERDHLGVEVHRPGVGRLLRALAEEDIRNVRIVCADAVQVLTHMIPDAALDAVFLFFPDPWPKKRHHKRRIVQPAFVELVACRLKPGGVFHLATDWEEYAQHMLAVLEQSPSFSNSAGAGNYAPRPEERVLTKFERRGERLGHGVWDLVFIRTKN, from the coding sequence ATGCCGCCATCACCATCTAAAAACCGTCACACCGACGAACCGGCCGCGGGCCGCGTCCGCCGCCCCATCCGCAGCTTCGTCCGCCGCGAAGGCCGCATGACCGAATCGCAGCGGCGCGCCATCGAGGCATTCGGCCCGCGCTATCTGCTCGAGTTCCGGGAGGCGCCGTGCGAGCTTGACGCTGTGTTCGGCCGCGCCGCGCCGCGCACGCTGGAGATCGGCTTCGGGATGGGCGATTCGGTCCTCGACAGGGCGCGCCGCCATCCGGAACGCGATCACCTCGGCGTCGAGGTCCACCGCCCCGGCGTCGGCCGCCTGCTGCGCGCGCTGGCGGAGGAGGACATCCGCAACGTGCGCATCGTCTGCGCCGATGCGGTGCAGGTGCTGACGCACATGATCCCCGATGCCGCGCTGGATGCCGTGTTCCTGTTCTTTCCTGACCCGTGGCCGAAGAAGCGCCACCACAAGCGCCGCATCGTACAGCCGGCGTTCGTCGAACTGGTCGCGTGCCGGCTGAAGCCGGGCGGAGTTTTCCACCTCGCCACCGACTGGGAGGAGTACGCGCAGCACATGCTGGCGGTGCTGGAGCAGTCGCCGTCGTTCAGCAACAGCGCCGGCGCGGGCAACTACGCGCCGCGGCCGGAAGAGCGCGTGCTGACCAAGTTCGAACGCCGCGGCGAGCGGCTGGGACACGGGGTGTGGGATCTGGTGTTTATCAGGACTAAGAACTAA